In Hyphomicrobiales bacterium, a single genomic region encodes these proteins:
- a CDS encoding aminopeptidase P family protein: MFQDFSPPSADSGDPKRLTHLRDAMAKAGVTGFLIPRADEHQGEYVPACAERLAWLTGFTGSAGMAAVLKDKAAIFIDGRYTLQVRDQVAVDLLEPVHIADQSMGEWLAENLTKDDRLAYDPWLHPVSEIKRLEHKLEKTGAILVAHDNLVDVVWQDRPAPPCSQVVLQPMALSGQEASDKISAMQSEVREMGATAFLITQPDSLCWLLNIRGNDVPHTPLTLGFVIIHADKAPELFINQEKLNDGVKAKVGKLVSLCDKDDLLDKLSTIDGTIAIDPATTGMVFKTHIEGNGGTVLEKPDPCVLPKAIKNQVELAGSRAAHIRDGAAITRFLFWLSNQETSSLNEIKAAKKLESLRKEEGKKDGVPLQDISFDTISGFGANGAIVHYRVTEATNASFKDDTLYLVDSGGQYQDGTTDITRTVPIGHPTDDMKRHFTLVLKGMIAISIARFPKGTSGAQLDSLARHALWQAGHDFDHGTGHGVGSFLSVHEGPQRISKVSTIPLEVGMILSNEPGYYKTDAYGIRIENLIIVTEPRRIWSGDRLMMGFETLTFAPIDRRLVNVSLLSKDELSWFNTYHQSVYEKLADRLDEDERAWLKDMTAPMA, from the coding sequence ATGTTTCAAGACTTCTCTCCCCCTTCAGCTGATTCTGGCGATCCAAAACGTCTCACTCACCTGCGTGATGCAATGGCGAAAGCAGGTGTTACCGGCTTCCTCATTCCCCGTGCAGATGAACATCAAGGCGAATATGTGCCTGCTTGCGCTGAACGCCTTGCATGGCTCACGGGCTTCACAGGATCGGCAGGCATGGCTGCGGTCTTAAAGGATAAAGCCGCCATCTTCATTGATGGACGATACACCCTACAAGTACGTGACCAAGTGGCCGTTGACCTGTTGGAACCCGTGCACATTGCTGATCAATCCATGGGTGAGTGGCTGGCTGAAAACCTGACGAAAGATGACCGCCTCGCTTATGACCCTTGGCTTCACCCTGTTAGCGAGATTAAGCGACTTGAACACAAGCTTGAGAAAACAGGCGCTATTTTGGTGGCGCATGACAATTTGGTGGATGTCGTTTGGCAAGATCGCCCCGCGCCACCATGCAGCCAAGTTGTCCTCCAGCCGATGGCATTGTCAGGGCAAGAGGCCAGCGATAAAATCAGTGCGATGCAAAGTGAAGTTCGTGAAATGGGTGCAACTGCATTCCTCATTACACAACCCGATTCCCTTTGCTGGCTCTTAAACATTCGCGGCAACGACGTACCCCACACACCGCTCACCCTCGGCTTCGTAATTATTCATGCCGACAAAGCGCCCGAGCTTTTTATCAATCAAGAAAAGCTCAATGATGGGGTAAAAGCCAAAGTCGGGAAACTTGTCAGTCTCTGCGATAAAGATGACCTATTGGACAAACTATCAACCATAGACGGCACAATCGCGATTGATCCTGCGACCACTGGCATGGTGTTTAAAACCCATATTGAAGGCAACGGTGGAACAGTTTTAGAAAAGCCTGATCCTTGTGTTTTACCGAAAGCCATTAAAAACCAAGTCGAACTTGCCGGATCAAGAGCGGCTCACATTCGCGACGGCGCGGCAATTACTCGTTTTCTGTTTTGGCTATCAAACCAAGAAACCTCGTCCCTCAATGAAATTAAGGCAGCAAAGAAACTTGAGAGCTTGCGCAAGGAAGAAGGCAAGAAGGACGGCGTTCCTTTGCAGGACATTTCCTTTGATACAATTTCAGGTTTTGGAGCCAATGGGGCTATCGTTCATTACCGTGTGACGGAAGCAACCAACGCTTCCTTTAAAGACGATACACTTTATCTGGTGGATTCGGGTGGTCAGTATCAAGACGGCACCACTGATATTACTCGCACGGTTCCTATCGGCCATCCAACCGATGACATGAAGCGTCATTTCACGCTCGTATTGAAGGGCATGATTGCGATCTCAATAGCGCGTTTTCCAAAAGGGACCAGCGGTGCACAACTGGATAGCCTCGCCCGTCATGCGTTATGGCAAGCAGGTCATGATTTCGATCATGGAACAGGGCACGGCGTTGGATCGTTCTTGAGCGTCCATGAAGGCCCGCAGCGTATTTCCAAGGTCTCGACCATTCCACTTGAAGTCGGAATGATCCTTTCCAATGAACCAGGATATTACAAGACGGACGCCTATGGTATCCGCATTGAAAACCTAATCATTGTAACCGAACCACGACGAATTTGGTCAGGTGACAGGCTCATGATGGGATTTGAAACGCTGACCTTCGCACCGATTGATCGGCGTCTGGTCAATGTTTCGCTGCTTTCTAAAGACGAACTTTCATGGTTCAATACCTATCACCAATCAGTCTATGAAAAGCTCGCAGACCGTCTTGATGAAGACGAACGCGCTTGGTTGAAAGATATGACAGCACCGATGGCTTAG
- a CDS encoding AzlD domain-containing protein yields the protein MNETFWLILALGIATYATRSLGYLIVSQFGTLHPRVLAALDAVPAAVITTIVLPPVIEGGLAERLTFVIAVLLSLRLSMPITLAISIVVLGLLRAFIG from the coding sequence ATGAATGAAACATTCTGGCTCATTCTCGCGCTCGGTATTGCCACCTATGCAACGCGCTCGCTTGGTTATTTGATCGTCTCCCAGTTTGGCACATTGCACCCACGTGTTTTGGCAGCGCTTGATGCGGTGCCTGCAGCCGTTATAACCACCATCGTGCTGCCGCCCGTCATCGAGGGCGGACTTGCCGAGCGGCTTACATTTGTGATTGCGGTGCTTTTGAGCTTGCGTCTTTCAATGCCAATTACGTTAGCAATCAGCATTGTTGTGCTTGGTCTGTTGCGAGCCTTTATCGGCTAA
- a CDS encoding sodium:proton antiporter yields MEDIAGKIALIGALGITAQWIAWRFHLPAIVLLAAAGILAGPVFGLLDPRADFEGILRPAIGLAVAVILYEGGLTLNFSEIKDTSKAVRRLVFVGAPIAWFFGAMAAHYVGGLGWPAAAILSGIFVVTGPTVIMPLLRNAKLTKRPSALLRWEAIIADPVGALFAVLAFELFLVFGAVDSHHDLTSVLIRFAIAMPVGAIGGWYLGKTIAGLFIRGQVPEFLKAPIILIALLASYVATNHILEEAGLLTVTAMGVAMGNSRIASLAEMRRFKEVITILLVSALFVILTATLEPETLQALTLRDAAYIALLLFVVRPLSVWVSTIGADLTWQERFLTGWIAPRGIVAVAVTGLFGAALSEMGNPDGDRMVALAFAVVFITVILHGFSLSPLAKALGLSSSATPGLLLVGSNPFAVAVAQEMKDNGIPVTIADSNFSHLKEARYADIPVYFGEILSEVREHRLDVHSFSHLIAISDNDAYNALVCTEMAHEFGRTNVLQLAAEADLKSDNQTMSFTVGGRRLFLNPIDLYEAIDRIKTGETIQTTLLSEEFSFDDYLATRSERNRVIGIIKTNGGLEFATPNGKPKAQAGDKVLSLGPPQKANQDVYE; encoded by the coding sequence ATGGAAGATATTGCAGGCAAAATCGCCCTTATTGGCGCCCTAGGCATCACGGCCCAATGGATCGCTTGGCGTTTTCATTTACCAGCAATCGTCCTTTTGGCAGCAGCGGGCATTTTAGCAGGCCCCGTATTTGGCTTACTTGATCCACGCGCAGATTTCGAAGGGATATTAAGGCCTGCCATCGGACTAGCCGTGGCGGTGATCTTATATGAAGGCGGCTTAACGCTCAATTTTTCCGAGATCAAAGACACCTCAAAAGCAGTCAGACGATTGGTCTTTGTCGGCGCGCCCATTGCGTGGTTTTTTGGTGCAATGGCAGCGCATTATGTTGGCGGCCTTGGTTGGCCAGCAGCTGCCATTTTATCCGGTATATTTGTGGTGACAGGCCCAACCGTCATCATGCCATTGTTGCGCAATGCCAAGCTTACAAAACGTCCCTCTGCCCTGCTTCGCTGGGAAGCAATCATTGCTGATCCGGTTGGTGCATTGTTCGCGGTTTTAGCGTTTGAGCTTTTCTTGGTCTTCGGCGCGGTTGATAGCCATCACGATCTCACATCGGTACTCATTCGCTTTGCCATCGCCATGCCTGTTGGCGCAATCGGCGGGTGGTATCTTGGCAAGACAATCGCGGGCCTCTTCATTCGGGGGCAAGTACCAGAGTTCTTAAAAGCACCAATCATCCTCATTGCCCTTTTGGCAAGCTATGTCGCGACCAACCACATCTTAGAAGAAGCAGGCCTGCTTACGGTTACGGCAATGGGTGTCGCCATGGGTAATTCACGCATTGCAAGCTTGGCTGAGATGCGCCGCTTTAAAGAGGTCATCACCATTTTATTGGTCTCCGCCCTATTCGTCATTCTAACGGCAACGCTTGAACCTGAAACGCTCCAAGCCCTCACCCTGCGTGACGCCGCTTATATCGCCCTGCTCTTATTTGTAGTGCGCCCGCTTTCTGTTTGGGTGTCGACCATTGGGGCAGACCTTACGTGGCAAGAACGCTTTCTCACAGGCTGGATTGCACCGCGCGGTATTGTTGCAGTCGCCGTCACTGGTTTGTTTGGTGCAGCGCTCAGCGAAATGGGAAATCCTGATGGCGACCGCATGGTAGCCCTTGCCTTTGCCGTGGTATTCATCACCGTCATCTTGCACGGCTTCTCACTTAGTCCGCTTGCCAAAGCGCTTGGTCTTTCCTCATCGGCAACCCCTGGCCTGTTATTGGTCGGGTCCAACCCTTTTGCCGTTGCAGTCGCACAAGAGATGAAAGACAACGGCATTCCCGTCACCATCGCCGACAGTAATTTCTCGCATTTAAAAGAAGCGCGCTATGCAGATATTCCCGTTTACTTCGGCGAAATCCTGTCTGAGGTGCGCGAACATCGGCTTGATGTACACAGCTTCAGCCACCTTATCGCCATCTCCGACAACGATGCTTATAACGCACTCGTCTGCACAGAAATGGCCCACGAATTTGGTCGCACCAATGTGTTGCAACTAGCCGCTGAAGCAGACCTAAAGAGCGACAATCAAACCATGTCTTTCACCGTTGGCGGGCGGCGTTTGTTCTTGAACCCGATTGACCTTTATGAAGCGATAGATCGCATTAAAACGGGCGAGACGATACAAACGACTTTATTGAGCGAAGAATTCAGCTTTGACGATTATTTGGCAACACGCTCAGAGAGAAATCGGGTGATTGGCATAATAAAGACAAATGGTGGCTTGGAATTTGCCACGCCAAATGGCAAACCAAAAGCACAAGCAGGTGACAAGGTTTTATCCCTTGGTCCACCGCAAAAAGCCAATCAGGATGTTTATGAATGA
- a CDS encoding AzlC family ABC transporter permease, translating into MKRGFADGLPVMIAVVAFGGLFGAVAAERGLSFWEAVFLSASVFAGASQFTALQFWEHPLPYATILMIVVAVNFRHILYGAALGKKLDRFSRSQKFFSFFFLSDPTFALAEKRFEEAQEDPNDVGLTAYYFLGASLGIYPVWVGTTALGHIFGGLIESPERYGIDFILPIYFLVLLIGFRARANWFWVVVSSGTAAYFALITLGSPWHISIGALVGIAVGALLGGKKEAVA; encoded by the coding sequence ATGAAACGTGGCTTCGCGGATGGCCTGCCAGTCATGATTGCGGTCGTCGCTTTCGGCGGCTTGTTTGGAGCGGTTGCGGCTGAACGCGGTTTATCGTTTTGGGAAGCTGTGTTTTTATCTGCCTCCGTTTTTGCTGGCGCTAGCCAATTCACGGCCTTGCAGTTTTGGGAACACCCGTTGCCCTATGCCACTATTCTTATGATCGTTGTCGCCGTTAATTTTCGCCACATCCTTTATGGTGCAGCATTGGGTAAAAAGCTCGATCGTTTTTCGCGGTCACAGAAATTTTTCAGTTTTTTCTTTCTCTCAGACCCGACCTTTGCACTGGCTGAAAAACGGTTTGAAGAAGCTCAAGAAGACCCTAATGATGTTGGGCTAACGGCCTATTATTTTCTAGGCGCGTCTTTGGGCATTTATCCTGTTTGGGTCGGTACAACTGCACTCGGGCATATCTTCGGCGGATTGATTGAAAGCCCTGAGCGCTATGGAATCGACTTCATTTTGCCGATTTATTTTCTAGTACTTTTGATTGGGTTTCGAGCGCGAGCAAATTGGTTTTGGGTGGTTGTCAGTTCAGGGACTGCGGCTTATTTCGCGTTGATCACGCTTGGCTCCCCTTGGCATATTAGCATCGGCGCTTTGGTCGGCATTGCTGTTGGCGCTCTACTTGGTGGCAAGAAGGAGGCAGTGGCATGA
- a CDS encoding 50S ribosomal protein L11 methyltransferase: MSIVLSGRFDRETAEALSDRASQSDLLGYPASATFEDPDDPSTWTVDIYPQEEHSLTVLVQELGDVAKQLEHKALPDNVDWVLEGLKDLKPVRVGRFFVHGAHDLDQVRPHQHAIQIDANQAFGTGHHGTTAGCLDAIERVTKRHDFINILDLGTGSGVLAAAVAKQTKQPVLATDIDATSVKIARENMELNGVAQLVHCETAAGFHHPVFTEKGPFGLVIANILAKPLQTLARPMSEHLAANATIILSGLLIHQKPAVLAAYRAQGAILVDSIHREGWATLVLHRP, from the coding sequence ATGAGTATTGTACTAAGTGGTCGATTTGACCGGGAAACCGCAGAAGCCCTCTCCGACCGCGCCTCACAATCAGACCTGCTAGGCTATCCAGCATCCGCCACGTTTGAAGACCCGGATGATCCGTCAACGTGGACAGTGGATATCTACCCGCAAGAAGAGCACAGCCTGACGGTTTTGGTTCAAGAACTGGGCGACGTTGCTAAACAGCTAGAACACAAAGCCCTGCCCGATAATGTTGATTGGGTACTCGAAGGCTTGAAAGATTTGAAACCAGTCCGCGTTGGCCGTTTTTTCGTTCACGGTGCTCATGATCTCGATCAAGTTAGACCGCACCAACACGCCATACAAATTGATGCGAACCAAGCCTTTGGCACGGGGCACCATGGCACGACGGCTGGCTGCCTTGATGCGATAGAGCGCGTTACTAAGCGGCATGATTTCATCAATATTCTCGATCTTGGTACAGGCTCTGGCGTTTTGGCCGCAGCCGTTGCTAAACAAACCAAACAGCCTGTCCTTGCAACCGACATTGATGCAACGTCCGTCAAAATCGCGCGCGAGAATATGGAACTAAACGGCGTTGCCCAATTGGTGCATTGTGAAACGGCCGCCGGATTTCACCATCCTGTTTTCACAGAAAAAGGTCCGTTTGGACTGGTCATCGCCAACATTCTCGCCAAGCCATTGCAAACACTAGCTAGACCAATGAGCGAGCACCTTGCCGCTAATGCGACAATCATCTTGTCTGGCTTGCTGATCCACCAAAAACCAGCAGTTCTTGCCGCCTACCGCGCACAGGGCGCTATATTGGTGGACAGCATCCACCGCGAAGGCTGGGCAACACTGGTTTTACACAGACCCTGA